The Triticum aestivum cultivar Chinese Spring chromosome 7B, IWGSC CS RefSeq v2.1, whole genome shotgun sequence genome window below encodes:
- the LOC123157445 gene encoding basic leucine zipper 19 produces MDDGDIDFSNPETFLCEAMGNDPPASCSMGTYFDDILNGDADHLACTHTHTCNPPVHDLAHHTHTCVHVHTKILSASDDAAETSESLPEGGGGASKKQRPSGNRAAVRKYREKKKAHTALLEEEVAHLKAVNQQLVKKLQSHSALEAEVARLRCLLVDIRGRIEGEIGTFPYQRTVKGNDFVDQGSFLGGAQVMNSCDFRCNDQLYCNPGMQQARTMEDDGVMSGQVLGQGAGDSMGCVKPGSLNPPGCRGGQML; encoded by the coding sequence ATGGACGACGGGGACATCGACTTCTCCAACCCGGAGACGTTCCTGTGCGAGGCCATGGGCAACGACCCGCCGGCCAGCTGCTCCATGGGGACCTACTTCGACGACATCCTCAACGGCGACGCCGACCACCTCGCCTGCACGCACACCCACACCTGCAACCCGCCGGTCCACGAcctggcgcaccacacccacaccTGCGTCCACGTCCACACCAAGATCCTCTCCGCCTCCGATGACGCCGCCGAGACCTCCGAGTCGctgccggagggcggcggcggcgccagcaAGAAGCAGCGGCCCTCCGGTAACCGCGCGGCCGTCAGGAAGTACCGCGAGAAGAAGAAGGCCCACACCGCGCTGCTCGAGGAGGAGGTGGCTCACCTCAAGGCCGTCaaccagcagctcgtcaagaagctCCAGAGCCACTCCGCGCTCGAGGCCGAGGTCGCCAGGCTCCGCTGCCTGCTTGTTGACATCAGAGGGAGGATCGAAGGGGAGATTGGCACCTTCCCTTACCAGCGGACGGTGAAAGGCAACGATTTTGTCGACCAGGGGAGCTTCCTTGGTGGTGCTCAGGTTATGAATTCCTGTGATTTCAGATGCAACGATCAGTTGTACTGCAATCCAGGAATGCAGCAGGCCAGGACAATGGAGGACGACGGTGTCATGAGTGGCCAGGTTTTGGGGCAAGGTGCCGGTGACTCTATGGGCTGCGTAAAACCAGGTTCTTTAAACCCCCCAGGCTGCCGTGGGGGCCAAATGCTGTAA